One Setaria italica strain Yugu1 chromosome II, Setaria_italica_v2.0, whole genome shotgun sequence DNA segment encodes these proteins:
- the LOC101768868 gene encoding uncharacterized protein LOC101768868: MATASLSAVAAPLSVAGLRKPTSSFQPLQLRARPAARMAVRASASMKEKAAAGLTAAAMAAALVLPDVAEAAQSGLTPSLKNFLLSIVSGGVVLVAIVGAVVAVSNFDPVKRA; this comes from the coding sequence ATGGCCACCGCGTCCCTGTCCGCCGTCGCGGCGCCGCTGTCCGTCGCCGGGCTCAGGAAGCCGACGTCGTCGTTCCAGCCCCTGCAGCTGAGGGCGAGGCCGGCCGCCAGGATGGCCGTCCGGGCGTCGGCGTCCAtgaaggagaaggcggcggccgggctgaccgcggcggccatggcagcGGCGCTGGTGCTGCCTGACGTCGCGGAGGCCGCGCAGTCCGGGCTGACGCCGTCGCTCAAGAACTTCCTGCTCAGCATCGTGTCCGGTGGTGTCGTGCTCGTGGCCAtcgtcggcgccgtcgtcgccgtctcCAACTTCGACCCCGTCAAGCGGGCCTGA
- the LOC101769282 gene encoding universal stress protein A-like protein yields the protein MAEAKTAQPAHPAPPPPPAAAVDGSVEHQKQQQQQRKTVVVVGVDDSEHSYYALEWTVRHVAGGVAGGAELVIVHAKPSASSVVSFGGPGAGEAMRCVEADLRKMAEAVVGRARQVCIANSVHALIEVVEGEPRYVLCNAAEKHHADLLVVGSHGYGAIKRAFLGSVSDYCAHHTHCTVMIVKRPKSKC from the exons GCGGAGGCCAAGACTGCTCAGCCTGCTcatcctgcgccgccgccaccgccggcggcggcagtggatgGTTCGGTGGAGcaccagaagcagcagcagcagcagaggaagacggtggtggtggtcggtGTGGACGACAGCGAGCACAGCTACTACGCGCTCGAGTGGACGGTGCGCCacgtggcgggcggcgtggcgggcggcgccgagCTCGTCATCGTCCACGCCAAGCCGTCGGCGTCCTCCGTCGTCAGCTTCGGCGGACCAG GAGCCGGCGAGGCGATGAGGTGCGTGGAGGCCGACCTGCGCAAGATGGCCGAGGCCGTCGTCGGCAGGGCGCGCCAAGTCTGCATCGCCAACTCG GTGCACGCTCTGATCGAGGTGGTCGAAGGGGAGCCCAGGTACGTGCTCTGCAACGCGGCCGAGAAGCACCACGCCGATCTGCTCGTCGTCGGCAGCCATGGCTACGGCGCCATCAAGAG GGCTTTCCTGGGGAGCGTGAGCGACTACTGCGCGCACCACACGCACTGCACCGTCATGATAGTGAAGCGCCCCAAGTCCAAATGCTGA
- the LOC101769689 gene encoding F-box/kelch-repeat protein SKIP6, which yields MYTELTSPSQPPELIRGSLIPALPDDLAVHCIALLPRAAHPSLALVSRAFHALLCRHPEPLLAARRALRLSDSHILLSLRPPSSASLLFFLLLQHPGWPPLPLPSPPVPVSSSSSVATDGSRLFLVGGSVAGVPSASVQILDPRARSWSIGPRLSSTREFAAAVVHSGVLFVAGGCVPSSPFWDEALDLSSPNAKWKTLASPVHLREKWMHGCASLAGKVLAVADRGGLAYDPAAPPAEAWAPVSPVLDMGWKGRAAVVEGILYSYDYLGQVKGYDPDSDSWSAVEGLERELPKFLCGATLANVGGLLYLVWEGKWKGKGKGKGEVRSMVVIEWAGIEVTRAEEGRLRGKVVSRDTVLFPDVPKGSTITHCIALEL from the coding sequence ATGTACACCGAACTCACCTCCCCATCTCAACCGCCGGAACTGATCCGCGGCAGCCTCATCCCTGCGCTCCCCGACGACTTGGCTGTCCACTGCATAGCGCTCCTGCCCCGCGCCGCGCACCCATCCCTTGCCCTCGTCTCCCGAGCGTTCCACGCCCTCCTTTGCCGCCATCCGGAGCCCCTCCTCGCGGCACGCCGCGCCCTCCGTCTCTCCGATTCCCAcatcctcctctccctccggccgccctcctccgcgtccctcctcttcttcctcttgctccAGCATCCCGGGTGGCCCCCTctcccccttccctcccctcccgtccccgtctcgtcctcctcgtctGTCGCCACCGACGGTAGCCGGCTCTTCCTAGTCGGCGGATCCGTTGCCGGGGTCCCCTCTGCATCGGTGCAAATATTGGACCCCCGAGCCAGATCCTGGTCCATCGGTCCGCGCCTGTCCTCCACGCGGGAGTTCGCCGCGGCCGTCGTGCACTCCGGTGTACTGTTCGTCGCCGGCGGGTGCGTTCCCTCGTCCCCCTTCTGGGACGAGGCTCTCGACCTCTCCTCCCCTAATGCGAAGTGGAAAACTTTAGCCAGCCCTGTCCACCTCCGTGAGAAGTGGATGCACGGCTGCGCGTCCCTTGCCGGGAAGGTCCTTGCGGTGGCGGATCGTGGCGGCTTGGCCTACGATCCTGCGGCGCCACCTGCGGAGGCGTGGGCGCCGGTGTCACCGGTGCTTGACATGGGGTGGAAGGGCCGAGCTGCGGTGGTTGAAGGAATCCTGTACTCTTACGATTACTTGGGGCAGGTTAAGGGCTATGATCCAGACTCTGATTCGTGGAGCGCAGTGGAGGGGCTGGAGAGGGAGCTGCCAAAGTTTTTGTGCGGTGCCACACTTGCCAATGTTGGAGGATTGCTGTACTTGGTTTGGGAAGGGAAGtggaaagggaaaggaaaagGTAAGGGGGAAGTGAGGAGCATGGTGGTGATTGAATGGGCTGGCATTGAGGTTACAAGGGCTGAAGAGGGGCGGCTTAGAGGAAAGGTGGTCTCTAGGGACACTGTTCTATTCCCGGATGTGCCAAAAGGGTCAACGATCACGCATTGCATTGCGTTGGAATTGTGA
- the LOC101770628 gene encoding uncharacterized protein LOC101770628 has product MMRGGGDEYQQYYGPRGAPHGLLMAVVLGLVVAGPLFMGDGGEAITAAVAELLGPTGLLLLPVGLILVIRILSSERGAAALADVLSFGGSPDSVHRVGGSPVGVALALTLIVVLLYYRTSLFGGDGGDDE; this is encoded by the coding sequence ATGatgaggggcggcggcgacgagtaCCAGCAGTACTACGGCCCGCGCGGGGCGCCACACGGGCTGCTGATGGCGGTGGTGCTGGGCCTGGTGGTGGCGGGCCCGCTCTTCATGGGCGACGGCGGGGAGGCCATCACGGCCGCCGTGGCGGAGCTCCTCGGCCCCACGGGGCTCCTCCTGCTCCCCGTCGGCCTCATCCTCGTCATCCGCATCCTGTCGTccgagcgcggcgccgccgcgctcgccgacgTCCTCTCCTTCGGCGGCTCGCCGGACTCCGTCCACCGCGTCGGGGGGTCGCCCGTCGGCGTCGCGCTCGCGCTCACGCTCATCGTGGTCCTGCTCTACTACAGGACCTCGCTcttcggcggcgacggtggcgacgACGAGTAG
- the LOC101771031 gene encoding L10-interacting MYB domain-containing protein-like — translation MPEIDWNSENTRVLCVLFAEQVEKGNRPNTHLNALGYAEVEKGFKERTGIVATKGQIKNKWDKLKEDFKAWKKLMLRQTGTGWDPIRKTIAMDDEWWKKARSEIPGCGKFKKKGLENEDELAKCFADITTIGIDHWSPHVVNVEATENVDVTQDEATNFEPEGDDFIPETQEEDIGISPSPASGKRLARPVDRSGKKAKSGNAFLIQEAVTSMASSANEYISKRHGKYSIEEVMEVVIACGAGYDSNEHYMASELFVKKEQREMFMTLPTNEIRFNWLRRKYNDKYEK, via the exons ATGCCAGAAATTGATTGGAATTCGGAGAACACTCGAGTGTTGTGTGTGTTGTTTGCCGAACAAGTTGAAAAAGGAAATCGGccaaacacacacttgaatGCACTTGGTTATGCTGAGGTTGAGAAGGGGTTCAAGGAAAGGACTGGAATTGTGGCTACCAAGGGtcagatcaagaacaaatgggacaaGTTGAAGGAAGATTTCAAAGCATGGAAGAAACTAATGCTAAGGCAAACAGGGACTGGTTGGGATCCTATAAGGAAGACTATTGCTATGGATGATgaatggtggaaaaaagctaGATCT GAGATTCCGGGTTGTGGCAAGTTCAAAAAGAAGGGCcttgagaatgaagatgaattagCCAAGTGTTTTGCTGACATTACTACTATTGGTATTGATCATTGGTCTCCTCATGTTGTGAATGTTGAAGCAACCGAAAATGTTGATGTGACACAAGATGAGGCAACCAATTTTGAGCCAGAAGGTGATGATTTCATTCCTGAAACACAAGAGGAGGATATTGGTATTTCTCCTTCACCTGCGAGTGGCAAGAGACTGGCAAGGCCTGTTGACAGGAGTGGTAAAAAAGCGAAGTCTGGAAATGCATTCCTAATTCAAGAAGCAGTAACAAGTATGGCAAGTTCAGCTAATGAATATATTTCGAAGAGACATGGAAAATATTCTATTGAGGAAGTGATGGAGGTTGTGATTGCTTGTGGGGCCGGCTATGATAGCAATGAACATTACATGGCGTCTgaactgtttgtgaagaaggagcaaagggagatgttcatgaccttgcctactaatgagattaggttcaattggcttaggaggaagtacaatgataaatatgaaaaatag